The Drosophila teissieri strain GT53w chromosome X, Prin_Dtei_1.1, whole genome shotgun sequence genome has a segment encoding these proteins:
- the LOC122624195 gene encoding uncharacterized protein LOC122624195 produces the protein MYRTNKRSMSWELQRDLYESWLILATGMLFRWNRWRPSTYAITLPLDPSYTKYTVGDNERWAGVYFGCGVLLAMLQYRPLWVRRCRHPVRMPMLLSEVMLLLQLVHWIDGQLWRSFLGIIEELLLAVGRGQWGTWILRCPAGVRTLLLRGDVFDAFRLLASFFIFIVAFDSTAGEWRVSLDFLLIGCLPKTSHRRRLLCVDYKQRGFERRCNGLPPNPPPELLIYRRMCCLCLQQLESRANRQEIQIVAPTEEQRHSYLAILFSLANAFKLN, from the coding sequence ATGTATCGAACTAACAAGCGCAGCATGTCGTGGGAGTTGCAACGCGATCTCTACGAGAGCTGGCTGATCCTGGCCACTGGCATGCTGTTCCGCTGGAATCGCTGGCGTCCATCGACCTATGCCATCACACTGCCACTGGATCCCTCCTACACCAAGTACACCGTGGGCGACAACGAGCGCTGGGCAGGCGTCTACTTTGGTTGCGGCGTCCTGCTGGCCATGTTGCAGTACCGTCCACTTTGGGTGCGACGGTGTCGTCATCCCGTTCGCATGCCGATGCTACTGTCGGaggtgatgctgctgctgcagctggtgcACTGGATCGATGGCCAGCTGTGGCGCTCCTTTCTGGGCATCAtcgaggagctgctgctggccgtgGGACGCGGTCAATGGGGCACCTGGATCCTTCGCTGTCCCGCCGGAGTGCGCACTCTGCTGCTGCGCGGCGATGTCTTCGATGCGTTCCGCCTGCTCGCCTCGTTCTTCATCTTCATTGTTGCCTTCGACTCGACCGCCGGTGAATGGCGGGTGTCCTTGGACTTTCTGCTGATCGGCTGTTTGCCGAAAACTTCGCACAGGCGGCGGTTGCTCTGTGTGGACTACAAGCAGCGGGGTTTCGAGCGCAGATGCAATGGCCTGCCACCGAATCCGCCACCCGAGCTGCTCATCTACAGACGCATGTGCTGCCTGTGTCTGCAGCAACTGGAAAGCAGAGCCAATCGCCAGGAGATTCAGATTGTTGCTCCAACGGAGGAGCAGCGCCATTCTTACCTtgctattttgttttctttggctAACgctttcaaattaaattag